In the Podospora pseudocomata strain CBS 415.72m chromosome 5, whole genome shotgun sequence genome, one interval contains:
- the SPT7 gene encoding Transcriptional activator spt7 (EggNog:ENOG503NXIC; BUSCO:EOG09261476; COG:B; COG:K) produces MSIANGQNAWPPPSASQVNGDRGHGYHGGAADDGLPRTNTPSGGHHPPSLMPEASDLDDEHRRALFAQKFQVANRRLEMLFGDDGGYDQAALASFTRPPTPPAPFIPAATDHAPIQEPPRKRAKRVIDEDDYGDDDDDDDDNDDDVDEESQDGANRIASKHSSAAAAKTLLSPSKSGSSPVHSVPSPGKQSREDGSQQKVKSSEDARKELEDARTATEEAAKRSFHTLFYTLENDRTAMLEHQQLEESEKQLQAEMDKTGHNSTSQPGSQGGHGSLSNANLGASSLTLKHLIARIDLKRDQVRASDAELRSLMNEVRKNRSKWASEENVGQEELYEALDKVLSELKAHTEFSTPFLNRVNKRDAPDYYNIIRQPMDMGTMTKKLKQLQYKSKTEFVTDLNLIWDNCLRYNQDMAHPFRRLANSMRKEAEKLIPLIPDVVIRPRAEVEAEERRKQNGGDDEDSDDEPIMSSRGRKATKGASKSRKAQSDQKEDTPNVETKPVLQLNGLLARHREGSEIDGSNGFGTPPVAGSITPSGLNGHHSGVSNADAMDIDGPSLNGIHLNQALGEAAEQAFEDDDYKMWKQVTKKDRALIAKERYRLFADGHLNVDEPALLRTKAGMRRFLKSQREAEAHGLLPGSNQADASAAGSKDGIKASETLAEGMEDDVVKNIPAYYEPQTIIPDIDPKLQWVEDGEGQVINQFEDMLQLVPQGHFISPMSKLTNKFDANIRQMQETRKLCSKISVIKQMQIQTQMYQNQFQKYNPEPFIEQDIEPHFLAGQGPVMAGEVCRAAMQRSVAKIFYHAGFEELQPSALDTITDIAGDYFQKLVRTFNVYREAELKPATGVFAERGAKFQRRYTPEEVILHTLDENGYDIEQLEAYARDDVGKLGSKLSTLHERMKAHLADLLRPALNDAGADGSGAFNDGSEQFVGGDFAEDLGEDFFGFKSLGLDKELGLDMLSVPLHLLQSRVRNQFQLQTQTAGAGVGTVDMFEPLPPSEPVTRDSIQEQIGLVKNFFLAKLHANGDAPLVEDEDLPVKQRRPRPRLGATGKIVSPQKRPPKEQIALAKKKKKMESSGLGMVTAGQNAGSLVGGLGGGSPNKSRKVVVGGGGGGVGSITLPTVASGGGESGTEKEDGGGTQQAGGSGGGMGMMSPDSMDVR; encoded by the exons ATGTCCATCGCAAATGGCCAGAATGCctggccgccgccatcgGCAAGCCAGGTCAACGGCGACCGAGGCCACGGTTATCACGGTGGTGCTGCCGACGACGGCCTGCCGCGGACCAATACCCCCAGCGGCGGCCACCACCCGCCCTCACTGATGCCTGAGGCGTccgacctcgacgacgagcATCGCCGCGCCCTCTTCGCCCAAAAGTTTCAAGTCGCTAACCGCCGTCTGGAGATgctgtttggtgatgatgggggctACGACCAGGCTGCTCTCGCGTCCTTCACGCGTCCCCCGACCCCACCCGCGCCTTTCATCCCCGCCGCGACCGACCACGCGCCGATCCAAGAACCACCCCGCAAGCGGGCCAAGCGCGTcatcgacgaggacgactacggcgacgacgacgacgacgacgatgacaacgacgacgacgtggACGAGGAATCCCAAGACGGCGCCAATCGCATTGCTTCTAAACACTCTAgcgccgctgctgccaagaCTTTGCTATCCCCATCGAAATCGGGGAGCTCCCCAGTGCATTCGGTGCCATCCCCTGGGAAACAGAGCAGAGAGGATGGATCGCAACAAAAAGTCAAGTCGTCAGAGGATGCGCgcaaggagttggaggatgcGCGCACCGCgacggaggaggctgccaagcGCAGCTTTCACACGCTATTCTACACCCTAGAAAACGACCGGACCGCCATGCtcgagcaccagcagctGGAAGAATCAGAAAAACAACtgcaggccgagatggacaAGACGGGTCACAACAGCACAAGTCAGCCGGGGAGCCAGGGCGGCCACGGCTCGCTCAGCAATGCCAACCTGGGCGCCTCGAGCCTGACGTTGAAGCACCTCATCGCCAGGATAGACCTCAAAAGAGACCAGGTTCGGGCCTCGGATGCCGAGCTGCGCTCGCTCATGAACGAAGTCCGCAAGAACCGGAGCAAATGGGCGAGTGAGGAGAATGTAGGACAGGAGGAGCTCTACGAGGCACTGGACAAGGTGCTCAGCGAGCTCAAGGCGCACACCGAGTTTTCGACGCCGTTTCTGAACCGCGTCAACAAGAGGGATGCGCCAGATTACTACAACATAATCAGACAACCGATGGACATGGGGACCATGACGAAGAAGCTCAAACAGCTTCAGTACAAGTCCAAGACCGAGTTCGTCACGGACCTGAACCTGATCTGGGACAACTGCCTCCGGTACAACCAGGACATGGCCCACCCTTTCCGGCGCCTTGCCAACTCGATGcgcaaggaggccgagaagctaaTACCCCTGATTCCGGATGTTGTCATCAGGCCAAGGGCAGAGGTGGAAGCCGAGGAAAGAAGGAAGCAAAACGGgggagatgacgaggacagcgacgacgagcCGATCATGTCCTCGCGGGGTCGCAAAGCAACAAAGGGGGCGAGCAAGTCCCGGAAGGCGCAGTCGGACCAAAAAGAAGATACCCCAAACGTGGAGACGAAGCCGGTGCTGCAGTTGAATGGACTTTTGGCGAGACATAGGGAGGGGTCCGAGATTGACGGCAGCAACGGCTTTGGGACGCCGCCGGTGGCTGGATCCATCACGCCCAGCGGCTTGAACGGGCATCACTCCGGTGTCAGTAATGCTGATGCGATGGATATTGACGGGCCGTCGCTGAACGGGATTCATCTGAATCAAGCGCTGGGCGAGGCGGCGGAGCAGGcgtttgaggatgatgattaCAAGATGTGGAAGCAGGTCACGAAGAAGGACCGGGCGTTGATAGCGAAGGAGCGATATCGGTTGTTTGCGGATGGGCATTTGAATGTGGACGAGCCGGCGTTGTTGAGGACCAAGGCTGGGATGAGGCGGTTTCTAAAGTcgcagagggaggcggaggcgcATGGGCTTTTGCCGGGGTCGAATCAGGCTGATGCTTCGGCGGCTGGGTCGAAGGATGGGATCAAGGCGTCGGAGACGTTGGCGGAGGGGatggaagatgatgtggtgaAGAACATACCTGCGTACTATGAGCCTCAGACGATCATCCCGGACATTGATCCGAAGCTCCagtgggtggaggatggtgaagggCAGGTTATCAACCAGTTTGAGGACATGCTGCAGCTGGTTCCTCAGGGGCACTTCATCTCGCCCATGAGCAAGCTGACGAACAAGTTTGATGCGAACATTCGGCAGATGCAGGAGACGAGGAAGCTGTGTTCCAAGATCAGCGTCATCAAGCAGATGCAGATCCAGACAcag ATGTACCAAAACCAATTCCAAAAGTACAATCCCGAACCCTTCATCGAGCAGGATATCGAGCCCCACTTCCTCGCCGGCCAGGGCCCGGTCATGGCGGGAGAAGTCTGCCGCGCAGCCATGCAGCGCTCCGTAGCCAAGATCTTCTACCACGCCGGCTTCGAGGAGCTCCAACCTTCTgccctcgacaccatcaccgacatTGCAGGAGACTACTTCCAAAAGCTCGTCCGAACCTTCAACGTCTATCGCGAAGCGGAACTCAAGCCCGCCACGGGTGTCTTTGCGGAAAGGGGCGCAAAGTTTCAACGCCGGTACACCCCCGAAGAAGTCATCCTCCACACCCTCGACGAAAACGGCTACGACATTGAGCAGCTCGAAGCCTACGCCCGCGACGACGTCGGCAAGCTAGGCAGCAAATTGTCAACCCTCCACGAAAGGATGAAAGCCCACCTCgccgacctcctccggccGGCCCTCAACGACGCGGGAGCCGACGGCTCGGGGGCCTTCAACGACGGCTCGGAGCAGTTTGTGGGAGGTGACTTTGCCGAGGACCTCGGGGAGGACTTTTTCGGGTTCAAGTCTCTCGGTCTGGACAAGGAGCTCGGGCTGGACATGCTGTCTGTCCCGCTGCACCTGCTCCAATCCCGGGTGAGGAACCAGTTTCAGCTGCAGACCCAgacggcgggggcgggggtggggacGGTGGACATGTTTGagccgctgccgccgtcgGAGCCGGTTACTAGGGACTCGATCCAGGAGCAGATCGGGCTGGTCAAGAACTTTTTCTTGGCGAAGTTGCATGCTAACGGGGACGCGCCGCTtgtggaggacgaggactTGCCTGTGAAGCAGcggaggccgaggccgaggttggGGGCGACGGGCAAGATTGTTAGTCCGCAGAAGCGGCCGCCGAAGGAGCAGATTGCgctggcgaagaagaagaagaagatggagagtagcgggttggggatggttACTGCGGGGCAGAATGCGGGGAGTTTggtcggtgggttgggaggggggagtcCGAATAAGAGTAGGaaggttgtggttggtggtggtggtggtggtgttgggagcaTAACGCTGCCGACGGTGGCgtctgggggtggggagagCGGGactgagaaggaggatggtggtgggacgCAACAAGcgggggggagtggtggtgggatggggatgatgagtcCGGATAGTATGGATGTTAGGtaa